From a single Lolium rigidum isolate FL_2022 chromosome 7, APGP_CSIRO_Lrig_0.1, whole genome shotgun sequence genomic region:
- the LOC124671205 gene encoding uncharacterized protein LOC124671205, with the protein MRRQKRWSRAAVVACLAVLLTAACAESSCQPGRRLLAASWEEAAAAGAVHSSESGDRDDIPRRSAFDVVVEGLVSIGLGRRWRAGGDPLVDQDKRRVPTGPNPLHNR; encoded by the coding sequence ATGAGGAGGCAGAAGCGGTGGTctcgcgccgccgtcgtcgcgtGCCTAGCGGTGCTTCTCACCGCCGCGTGCGCCGAGTCGTCCTGCCAACCAGGCAGGCGGCTGCTGGCGGCGTCGtgggaggaagcggcggcggcaggcgCCGTGCACTCGAGCGAGAGCGGCGACCGGGACGACATCCCGCGGAGGAGCGCGTTCGACGTGGTGGTGGAGGGCCTCGTCAGCATCGGGCTCGGCCGGCGGTGGCGCGCCGGCGGCGACCCGCTCGTCGACCAAGACAAGCGGCGCGTGCCCACGGGGCCCAACCCGCTGCACAACAGATGA